One region of Fervidobacterium sp. genomic DNA includes:
- the glpK gene encoding glycerol kinase GlpK: protein MYIGLDQGTTSTRAILFNENFSIIHEARREFRQIYPKEGWVEHNPEEIWQTVTEVIEECKRVAQAKGGQIRVIGITNQRETVVAWDEKEKRILYNAIVWQCRRTSERSSELRKEFGRAIREKTGLVVDPYFSATKIEWLLNNVDDVKKSAQNGTLRFGTIDSFLAWKLTGKHVTDVSNASRTMLFNIHTLDWDDELLQLFGVERDFLPEVVDTAQYIGETQDGIPVAALVGDQQSALFGQTAFETGDVKCTLGTGSFILMNTGEKIIESQHNLLSTVGWKIGAEIIYAIEGSVFTTGTLVNYLIKNLGFAKDSSELTELALQVGNNGGIYFVPALTGLGAPYWDPFARGLIVGLTPGTDKRHVIYAAFEGIAFSVGQLVTLMEKESKISIRTLKVDGGVSKNNLIMQILSDTVQNVVERPVNRETTALGAASLAAIAMGWVNKSKLKEIRQIDRIFTPKENRKEEFERWKQAVNRSLNWGS from the coding sequence GTGTATATAGGACTAGACCAAGGGACAACAAGTACGAGGGCTATTCTTTTTAACGAAAATTTCAGTATTATACACGAAGCCAGACGAGAATTCAGACAGATATATCCGAAGGAAGGTTGGGTGGAACATAATCCAGAAGAAATTTGGCAAACAGTGACGGAAGTAATTGAAGAGTGTAAGAGAGTTGCACAGGCGAAAGGTGGCCAGATTCGTGTCATCGGTATCACAAACCAAAGAGAAACAGTTGTAGCCTGGGATGAGAAGGAAAAAAGAATTCTTTACAACGCCATCGTATGGCAATGTAGAAGAACATCGGAAAGATCAAGTGAACTAAGGAAGGAATTTGGGAGAGCTATAAGGGAAAAAACGGGACTTGTAGTTGATCCATATTTTTCCGCAACAAAAATAGAATGGTTATTGAATAATGTTGACGATGTAAAAAAATCAGCACAAAACGGCACGTTGCGATTTGGTACAATAGATTCTTTCCTCGCATGGAAATTGACAGGTAAACATGTTACAGATGTTTCAAACGCATCAAGAACTATGCTTTTTAACATACACACACTTGATTGGGACGACGAACTTTTACAACTCTTTGGTGTTGAACGAGATTTCTTACCAGAAGTGGTTGATACTGCACAATACATTGGTGAAACACAAGACGGTATACCTGTTGCGGCTCTTGTAGGTGACCAGCAATCAGCACTTTTTGGTCAGACTGCGTTTGAGACAGGCGACGTTAAGTGTACACTCGGGACTGGTAGTTTTATCCTTATGAACACTGGGGAAAAGATTATTGAATCGCAACATAATTTACTTAGCACTGTAGGTTGGAAGATAGGTGCTGAAATTATCTATGCAATCGAAGGCAGCGTTTTTACAACTGGAACCCTGGTTAACTACCTTATAAAGAATTTAGGTTTTGCGAAGGATAGTTCAGAACTAACGGAATTGGCACTCCAAGTTGGAAACAACGGAGGAATATATTTTGTACCCGCTTTAACTGGACTTGGAGCACCTTATTGGGATCCATTTGCTCGTGGTCTCATCGTTGGTTTAACTCCAGGGACTGATAAAAGACATGTAATCTATGCTGCTTTTGAGGGAATTGCATTCTCCGTTGGACAGCTTGTTACATTGATGGAAAAAGAAAGTAAGATAAGTATTAGAACCCTGAAAGTGGATGGAGGAGTATCAAAAAATAACCTTATTATGCAAATATTATCTGATACCGTTCAAAATGTGGTTGAGAGACCAGTAAACAGGGAAACAACAGCTCTTGGGGCAGCCAGTTTGGCAGCCATTGCAATGGGATGGGTTAATAAAAGTAAGCTGAAAGAGATAAGGCAAATAGATAGAATATTTACTCCAAAGGAAAATCGCAAGGAGGAATTTGAAAGGTGGAAACAAGCAGTAAACCGTTCATTGAATTGGGGCTCTTGA
- a CDS encoding DUF2905 domain-containing protein produces the protein MFLISKMSDLKWLPGDIVIRKKNFVLIIPITSMILLSVILTVVLNIISKLFK, from the coding sequence ATGTTTCTGATATCGAAGATGAGTGATTTAAAATGGTTGCCAGGTGATATTGTGATAAGAAAGAAGAATTTTGTACTCATTATACCTATAACATCTATGATTTTGTTAAGTGTGATCTTAACGGTGGTGCTAAACATTATCTCTAAGTTATTTAAATAA
- a CDS encoding stage 0 sporulation family protein yields the protein MSFQATVYGVELMPMGKIVYYGDNGEEFKYGDYAIVLSEFGVDYGKILLGPKDISIDDVDYEIKQIMRRATEEDLRIIEENQQIAKSAREITIDLVKKHGLPMKILQSKYIFDRSKLVIYFSSKTRVDFRELVKDIAKEFRTRIELRQVGVRDEMKFIRGLGLCGLKSCCSYFLREFDSITLKHAKRQQMMINTSKITGPCGRLLCCLMYEHDFYIEMLENIPDEGSTIYYDGKIAKVITVNVFLSRVTLQTDDGEMVALPFSYFKGGENAGNWKVIDHGRSDDYYNGIDDVSDIEDE from the coding sequence ATGAGTTTTCAAGCAACGGTGTATGGTGTAGAATTAATGCCAATGGGTAAGATAGTCTACTATGGTGACAATGGAGAAGAATTTAAGTACGGAGATTACGCTATTGTTTTAAGCGAATTTGGAGTGGATTACGGTAAAATATTGCTTGGGCCGAAAGATATAAGTATAGACGATGTAGATTATGAGATAAAACAAATAATGCGTAGGGCAACAGAGGAAGATCTTAGGATAATTGAAGAAAATCAACAAATCGCAAAAAGTGCAAGGGAAATAACAATAGATTTGGTAAAAAAACATGGACTTCCAATGAAAATACTGCAATCTAAATATATTTTTGATAGAAGCAAGCTTGTCATTTACTTTAGTTCCAAGACACGTGTTGATTTCAGGGAACTTGTAAAAGATATAGCTAAGGAATTTAGAACGCGGATTGAACTTAGACAAGTAGGTGTAAGAGATGAGATGAAATTCATAAGAGGACTGGGACTGTGTGGATTGAAAAGTTGTTGTTCGTATTTCTTAAGAGAATTTGACAGTATAACATTGAAACATGCCAAAAGACAACAAATGATGATCAACACATCTAAGATAACAGGACCGTGTGGTAGGCTGCTGTGTTGTCTTATGTACGAACACGACTTTTACATAGAAATGTTAGAGAACATTCCAGACGAAGGGTCAACGATTTATTATGATGGCAAGATTGCTAAGGTGATAACTGTAAATGTGTTTCTTTCAAGAGTCACTCTCCAAACAGACGATGGGGAAATGGTTGCATTACCATTTTCCTATTTTAAGGGGGGAGAAAATGCAGGAAATTGGAAAGTTATTGATCATGGTCGGAGCGATGATTATTATAATGGGATTGACGATGTTTCTGATATCGAAGATGAGTGA
- a CDS encoding HAD family phosphatase encodes MIRNIIFDLGRVLIDWRPYEYMVKEFGSEVAIFLWKNVFDTVEWNLMDKGEITEEQLWNMFKEKFPEYKEYIEKMSLKVPELLTPISENVELLMPLKRMGYQLYVLSNFSRGNFNYVYKKFEFFKIFDGMIISGFVKQIKPEVEIYQTLIFNFNLNPFESLFIDDKEENIKTAKFFGFNVIHLPDHSLLKERLENILGKKINYTHNEFTELIYE; translated from the coding sequence GTGATAAGGAATATAATATTCGACCTTGGTAGAGTATTAATTGATTGGAGACCATACGAATATATGGTAAAAGAATTCGGTAGCGAAGTAGCTATTTTTTTGTGGAAAAATGTTTTTGATACGGTTGAGTGGAATCTTATGGACAAAGGTGAAATTACAGAAGAACAACTTTGGAATATGTTCAAAGAAAAGTTTCCAGAGTACAAAGAATACATAGAGAAAATGAGCTTGAAGGTACCAGAACTTTTAACGCCAATTTCTGAAAATGTAGAACTACTTATGCCACTTAAGAGAATGGGTTATCAATTATACGTACTCTCTAACTTTAGCAGAGGAAACTTTAATTATGTGTACAAAAAATTCGAGTTTTTCAAAATATTCGACGGTATGATAATATCTGGATTTGTTAAACAGATTAAACCTGAGGTAGAGATTTATCAGACATTGATATTTAATTTCAACCTAAATCCATTTGAGTCTTTATTTATAGATGATAAAGAGGAAAACATAAAAACAGCTAAATTCTTTGGTTTCAACGTTATACACCTCCCTGATCATTCTTTGCTCAAGGAACGCTTGGAAAATATCCTTGGTAAGAAAATAAATTATACTCACAATGAGTTTACTGAATTGATCTATGAGTAA
- a CDS encoding M48 family metallopeptidase, whose protein sequence is MSKFSKGILEISLEDVKIKVKVIKQKRNSYKIKVSNEKMLLLIVPPNAKSGDIINVLRICSNWIKQSFEKLQSQEKIFFDRLLNNSLKVSYLGEEINVRISEQISCPFVFTEKSILLHKRYLNNAKKIITYCLRKRAEEYLSRRTAELSKQTGLLYKKVVVKNTKSRWGSCSRRGIISLNWRLIMAPTNVIDYVIVHELAHTIQMNHSENFWRIVEFYKPDWKESKMWLKRNAEKLFSL, encoded by the coding sequence ATGAGTAAATTTAGCAAAGGAATACTTGAGATTAGTTTAGAGGATGTAAAAATAAAAGTGAAAGTCATAAAGCAAAAGAGGAACTCTTATAAGATTAAAGTTAGCAATGAAAAAATGTTGTTGTTGATTGTACCACCAAATGCAAAGTCAGGTGACATCATAAATGTGTTGCGTATATGTAGTAACTGGATAAAACAATCTTTTGAAAAGTTACAGAGTCAAGAAAAGATCTTTTTTGACAGGTTATTGAATAATAGTTTGAAAGTTTCCTATCTTGGTGAAGAAATCAACGTACGAATCTCTGAACAGATAAGTTGTCCATTTGTTTTCACAGAGAAAAGTATACTATTACACAAGCGTTATTTAAACAATGCAAAGAAAATAATTACATATTGCCTAAGAAAAAGGGCAGAGGAATACCTTTCAAGACGTACAGCAGAACTTTCGAAACAAACGGGTTTGTTGTACAAAAAGGTCGTGGTAAAAAATACTAAAAGTAGATGGGGAAGCTGCTCTCGCAGGGGAATTATTTCGCTAAATTGGAGACTTATAATGGCACCTACTAATGTAATAGATTATGTAATAGTTCACGAATTAGCTCATACTATTCAAATGAATCACAGTGAAAATTTTTGGAGAATCGTTGAGTTTTACAAACCAGATTGGAAAGAAAGTAAAATGTGGTTGAAGAGAAATGCCGAAAAGTTGTTTTCTCTTTAG
- a CDS encoding class II aldolase/adducin family protein: MFEFSYKLAGEIVKYAKLITDAGFTKGTWGNISLRYDELIYITPSGYPYDILKPEEIVVVDLNGEKFYGNLNPSSELALHIQIYKSREDVRAIIHTHPVYSTIVSLITNEIPPLVEDGVMILGECLKVSDYALPGTWELAKNATKALGKNNCVFLQNHGLVCVGENLQEAFVATQVAEKTAQIYVESLKAGNPKIIPQEHAKLLREKYLTSYRQK, from the coding sequence ATGTTTGAATTTTCTTATAAGCTCGCAGGAGAAATTGTCAAATATGCTAAGTTGATTACTGATGCTGGTTTTACAAAAGGTACTTGGGGAAATATAAGCTTGAGATACGATGAACTCATTTATATCACACCTTCTGGTTATCCTTACGATATTTTAAAACCCGAAGAAATAGTCGTGGTGGATTTAAATGGCGAAAAGTTTTACGGAAATTTGAACCCGTCTTCTGAATTAGCATTACATATACAAATATACAAAAGCCGTGAAGATGTACGAGCAATTATCCATACTCACCCGGTTTATTCAACGATAGTTTCTTTGATTACTAATGAAATACCTCCTTTAGTTGAAGATGGTGTAATGATACTTGGCGAGTGTTTGAAAGTCTCAGATTATGCACTACCAGGTACGTGGGAGTTAGCAAAAAATGCTACAAAAGCACTAGGGAAAAATAATTGTGTGTTTTTGCAAAATCATGGACTTGTGTGTGTAGGAGAAAACCTTCAGGAAGCATTTGTAGCCACACAAGTTGCTGAAAAAACTGCTCAAATCTACGTGGAATCGTTAAAGGCGGGAAACCCGAAAATAATACCCCAAGAACATGCCAAGCTACTTAGAGAAAAATATTTAACTTCTTACAGGCAAAAATAG
- a CDS encoding galactokinase has protein sequence MNEKVIVYSPGRANLIGEHTDYNDGFILPFAIKRYIRIEIESSKKFKLFSEQTKRGIEFLQPEKTNSWADYVIGMIVKLREHGYEVEPFSLKIDSDLPMGAGLSSSAALEVGTGYAISQIMGYEIPREELAMIAHECEVEFVGVRCGIMDQYAVALSKENHALFIDTMTREYKYIPFHLDSTKLYLIDSGIKHELGVSEYNKRRRECELALESLGRKSFREVTREDIDKILDPVLRKRALHVVTENERVLKTLSALETDNLPLVGKYLYESHYSLKENYEVSCEEIDFIINQLENYPNVLGARIVGAGFGGSVIVLAKDDFKSTFEKVAEKYKIKYGIVPKLMDVETSDGVFRK, from the coding sequence ATGAACGAGAAGGTTATAGTTTATTCTCCAGGAAGAGCAAATTTAATAGGAGAGCACACTGATTACAACGATGGATTCATATTACCATTTGCAATAAAAAGGTACATCAGAATCGAAATTGAATCATCGAAAAAATTCAAGTTGTTTTCGGAACAAACTAAAAGAGGTATTGAGTTTCTACAACCGGAAAAAACAAACTCTTGGGCTGATTATGTTATAGGTATGATTGTGAAATTGAGAGAACACGGATACGAAGTAGAACCTTTCAGTTTAAAGATTGATTCTGATTTACCAATGGGAGCTGGTTTGTCAAGTTCAGCCGCTCTCGAAGTTGGAACAGGTTATGCAATTTCTCAGATCATGGGTTATGAAATACCAAGAGAAGAACTTGCAATGATTGCCCATGAATGTGAAGTTGAATTTGTAGGCGTACGATGCGGCATAATGGACCAGTATGCTGTTGCTTTGTCTAAAGAAAATCACGCATTATTCATAGACACAATGACCAGAGAATACAAATACATTCCATTTCACCTTGATAGTACGAAGTTGTATTTAATCGATTCTGGTATAAAACATGAGTTAGGTGTATCCGAGTATAATAAACGAAGGAGAGAATGCGAACTTGCACTTGAATCACTCGGAAGGAAAAGCTTTAGAGAGGTTACTCGTGAGGATATCGACAAGATATTAGATCCTGTTTTAAGAAAACGTGCATTACATGTTGTAACTGAAAATGAAAGAGTATTAAAAACTTTATCTGCTTTGGAAACTGATAATCTACCTTTGGTTGGTAAGTATCTGTACGAGTCGCATTACAGTCTAAAAGAAAATTACGAAGTTTCCTGCGAAGAAATTGACTTCATAATAAACCAGCTCGAAAATTATCCAAATGTACTTGGTGCCAGAATAGTTGGTGCAGGCTTCGGTGGTAGTGTAATAGTTCTTGCAAAGGATGATTTTAAAAGTACATTTGAAAAAGTTGCTGAAAAATACAAAATAAAATATGGTATAGTACCTAAGTTGATGGATGTTGAAACAAGTGATGGAGTGTTTAGAAAATAA
- the galT gene encoding galactose-1-phosphate uridylyltransferase, translated as MMERRWNILTNEWVLVSAYTQSRPTNPVNTCPLCPGGDEFSDIYDLASFDNKFPSMKLSAPDVKSLSEIFKKEKSNGQCEVVVYTIEHDSAMSLMPVHQIEKLINMWIDRYVDLSQYPSIKYVYIFENRGREVGATLPHPHGQLYAFPFLPKRIDVKINALSEYFDNNGRCGICDVVEQELRLKERIIYENESFIALVPFYARWPYEVHVYPKRHVSTIVEFENEERHLLAKTLKVVTMKYDLLFQQAFPYMMMLFQAPVNDVRYNHAFHFHIEFNPVKRDKDKIKWMASVETGTWAFINPKVPEEAAKELRNVEVVV; from the coding sequence ATGATGGAAAGAAGATGGAATATACTCACTAATGAATGGGTACTTGTTTCTGCGTATACACAGTCAAGACCAACGAATCCAGTAAATACTTGTCCTTTATGTCCTGGTGGTGATGAATTTTCGGATATTTATGACCTTGCATCTTTTGACAACAAATTTCCTTCTATGAAACTATCTGCCCCAGATGTGAAATCTTTAAGCGAGATCTTCAAAAAAGAAAAGTCAAATGGACAATGCGAAGTGGTAGTTTACACAATTGAGCACGACAGTGCGATGAGCCTTATGCCAGTTCATCAAATAGAAAAACTAATCAATATGTGGATCGACAGATATGTAGATTTGTCGCAGTATCCATCTATAAAGTACGTATATATCTTTGAAAATCGTGGTAGGGAAGTTGGTGCCACTTTACCACATCCACATGGTCAACTGTATGCCTTCCCGTTTTTACCAAAGAGAATAGATGTGAAAATTAATGCGCTTTCTGAGTATTTTGATAATAACGGTCGATGTGGGATTTGTGATGTAGTTGAGCAAGAGCTAAGATTAAAAGAGCGAATCATATATGAGAATGAAAGTTTTATCGCCTTAGTACCGTTTTACGCAAGGTGGCCTTACGAAGTGCATGTGTACCCAAAAAGACACGTAAGTACAATTGTCGAGTTTGAAAACGAGGAAAGACACCTCTTGGCAAAAACCCTAAAAGTTGTTACAATGAAATATGATCTGCTTTTTCAACAAGCGTTTCCGTACATGATGATGCTTTTCCAAGCACCAGTCAACGATGTAAGGTACAATCATGCATTCCATTTTCATATAGAGTTTAACCCAGTTAAGAGGGACAAAGACAAGATAAAATGGATGGCAAGTGTAGAAACAGGAACCTGGGCTTTCATAAATCCTAAGGTACCTGAAGAAGCGGCAAAGGAATTAAGAAATGTGGAGGTTGTTGTATGA
- a CDS encoding alpha-galactosidase encodes MFVSSLNSQELKKITGYRKSDSSELLIQLEKIHLGYKVVIEAKGVLDELEVFSLPKPERLLINNWQSWGPTRVIDKNFKLDFPSELIQKFGFSASIMPDVYFERLISDYFICSDNFVIGALESRFGHPYFEIHENSIVVKLKYFGKVLDDWTRLESFVILFTNPDIGLPHYADLIARENKVVYKRKNLIGWSSWYQYFLDFDYDKLCSNLSFSKDYNYDVFQIDDAWEKDIGDWEVNDKFESLEIISTKIREYGYTPGIWLAPFSVAETSKLYNQHPDWVVKDCDGNPVVAYENWNKKIYALDTTNPDVAEWLSKLFYKLKKLGFDYFKIDFLFAGAIQGKRYKDVTPVEAYRMGMSIIRHAVGESFVLGCGAPLLPSVGYVDGMRISADTAPHWDPNGPDIGYPNAYYALRNVLTRAFMNNVLWWNDPDCLMLRKENTQLNDCHRELYAYVSLLLDNMIIQSDNLSLEIDKKLWDFILEYRKFGKRFFKVEGILDGEYRITSCAINGCDKLIIKDLKQAKFDVFLDKKGVGLVKNVEKREDGRTFNYYTESKIKLEGEEK; translated from the coding sequence ATGTTTGTATCTTCGCTAAATAGCCAAGAACTGAAAAAAATAACAGGTTACAGAAAATCTGATAGTAGTGAACTGTTAATCCAACTGGAAAAGATTCACCTTGGTTACAAGGTTGTTATCGAAGCAAAAGGTGTTCTTGATGAGTTAGAAGTTTTTTCCTTACCAAAGCCGGAAAGGCTGTTAATAAATAATTGGCAATCTTGGGGACCCACAAGAGTAATAGACAAAAATTTCAAACTGGATTTTCCAAGCGAATTGATTCAGAAATTTGGATTCAGTGCCTCGATTATGCCTGATGTATATTTTGAAAGGTTAATTAGCGATTATTTTATTTGCTCTGATAATTTCGTAATAGGTGCCCTTGAATCAAGATTCGGGCATCCTTATTTTGAAATACACGAAAATTCTATAGTTGTAAAGTTAAAATACTTTGGCAAAGTTCTTGATGATTGGACAAGATTGGAATCTTTTGTTATTCTTTTTACTAACCCAGATATTGGTTTACCTCACTATGCTGATTTGATAGCAAGGGAAAATAAAGTTGTCTATAAGCGAAAAAATTTAATTGGTTGGTCAAGTTGGTATCAATATTTCTTAGATTTTGATTACGATAAACTGTGTTCAAATTTGTCATTTTCAAAAGATTACAATTACGATGTTTTCCAAATAGATGATGCTTGGGAAAAAGATATTGGTGACTGGGAAGTTAACGATAAATTTGAAAGTCTAGAAATAATTTCGACCAAGATAAGAGAATATGGATATACTCCCGGTATATGGCTTGCACCGTTCAGTGTTGCGGAAACTTCAAAGCTTTACAACCAACACCCAGATTGGGTTGTTAAAGATTGCGATGGCAATCCTGTCGTTGCTTACGAAAATTGGAACAAGAAAATATACGCTCTTGATACAACAAATCCAGACGTTGCAGAGTGGTTAAGTAAGCTGTTTTACAAGCTAAAAAAGCTAGGATTTGACTATTTCAAAATTGACTTTCTCTTCGCTGGTGCAATTCAGGGTAAGAGGTACAAAGACGTAACTCCAGTCGAGGCTTACAGAATGGGAATGTCTATTATAAGACATGCCGTTGGTGAATCGTTTGTACTTGGATGTGGTGCTCCGTTGTTGCCAAGTGTGGGTTACGTTGATGGTATGCGTATAAGTGCAGACACAGCACCCCATTGGGATCCAAACGGACCAGATATAGGTTATCCAAATGCTTATTATGCACTTAGAAATGTACTCACAAGAGCTTTTATGAACAATGTTCTTTGGTGGAATGATCCAGATTGTTTGATGTTAAGAAAAGAAAATACACAACTTAACGATTGTCATAGAGAGCTGTATGCGTATGTATCTTTACTGCTTGATAATATGATAATTCAGAGCGATAACTTATCATTAGAAATAGACAAAAAGCTTTGGGATTTTATTTTGGAATATAGAAAGTTTGGAAAAAGGTTTTTTAAAGTGGAAGGTATATTGGATGGTGAATACAGAATAACAAGTTGTGCAATTAATGGATGTGACAAGTTAATAATTAAAGACTTGAAACAAGCAAAGTTCGATGTTTTTCTTGATAAAAAGGGAGTAGGTCTTGTTAAAAATGTTGAGAAAAGAGAAGATGGTAGAACGTTCAATTACTACACCGAAAGCAAAATAAAGTTGGAAGGTGAGGAAAAATGA
- a CDS encoding LacI family transcriptional regulator: protein MKKFVTIRDIAKEAGVSINTVSRALNDKPDINIETKRKIIEIAEKLGYIKDVTALSLRYGLTKVIGVILEDSSNPFFSEVLKGIEIGAKERGFNVIFMNTEKDYSLEEEAVKTMIGRRVDGIIISPTQERSDDIKFLVEKDVPFVVLGVHFDDIDIPEVYTDDVKGGYLAVKHLIQTGRKKILFLNGYLYKSVAKMRLEGYKKALQEFGLKYDEKLVFELEEGYENAYSTMKEILKKDIEFDSVFCFNDVFAFGVIGALKEEGVNVPKDIAVVGYDDISFSKFFTPSLTTVRIDKISEGRQAFEMLHQILTKKAKRNLKKVLDVELVVRESSVCEIATDEGSV, encoded by the coding sequence GTGAAAAAGTTTGTTACAATAAGAGATATTGCAAAAGAAGCTGGGGTTTCGATAAACACTGTTTCTCGAGCTCTAAATGATAAACCGGATATAAATATTGAAACAAAAAGAAAGATAATCGAAATAGCAGAAAAACTTGGATACATAAAAGACGTAACTGCACTATCTCTTAGGTACGGGCTTACGAAAGTCATCGGTGTTATACTTGAAGATAGCTCTAATCCGTTTTTTTCCGAAGTACTAAAAGGAATAGAAATTGGTGCAAAAGAGCGTGGGTTCAATGTCATTTTCATGAATACTGAAAAGGATTATTCGCTTGAAGAGGAAGCCGTAAAAACAATGATTGGGCGAAGAGTTGATGGAATAATAATTTCTCCAACACAAGAGAGAAGTGATGATATAAAATTCTTAGTTGAAAAGGATGTACCTTTTGTAGTACTTGGAGTCCATTTTGACGATATCGATATTCCGGAGGTTTACACCGATGATGTTAAAGGAGGGTATTTAGCGGTAAAGCATCTTATACAAACTGGAAGGAAAAAAATTTTGTTTCTTAACGGATATTTGTACAAATCCGTCGCCAAAATGAGACTGGAAGGTTACAAAAAGGCACTCCAGGAATTCGGTTTAAAATACGATGAGAAACTTGTTTTTGAATTGGAGGAAGGATACGAAAATGCTTACAGTACAATGAAAGAGATTCTCAAGAAAGATATAGAATTCGACAGTGTGTTTTGTTTTAACGATGTTTTTGCATTTGGCGTAATTGGAGCCCTGAAAGAAGAGGGTGTAAACGTTCCAAAAGATATTGCGGTCGTTGGGTATGATGATATTTCATTTTCTAAGTTTTTCACCCCTTCACTAACAACTGTTAGAATTGATAAAATATCGGAAGGTCGTCAAGCATTTGAAATGCTGCATCAAATATTAACAAAAAAGGCTAAAAGAAACCTAAAAAAAGTTCTTGATGTTGAACTGGTTGTTCGCGAGTCTTCAGTATGTGAAATAGCGACTGATGAAGGGAGTGTTTAA